The Kaustia mangrovi genome has a segment encoding these proteins:
- a CDS encoding ABC transporter substrate-binding protein: MSKLKPIGRPGWTRRQALGLAGGAASLALLSSRGVSAKASQLVVATGGGKLENAYKKSIFTPFTEKTDIEIVTTSNPLAKLKAMVEQGQVEWDVVQAPPEQLLLLGREGMLEPIDYSVVDKTNLIAGAARKDLVLTDVAAYHVAWNTENVTANPPQNWAEMWAYDGRIGLWKRPYQTLEAALLADGVAMDELYPLDVERGLKSLGKIRDKLVWWERGAQGAQLLLDGEVDVGAIWNGRVHQPKLDGAPVDFTFDQAVFVNDAWAVPKGAPNAKEAMELINFCLSPKAQADYSREIPYGPVNKEAFALLDDRTKEALPSSPQNYDKGILLDLDYWVDNGQKVSERFNEWLLS, translated from the coding sequence ATGTCGAAGTTGAAACCAATCGGCAGGCCGGGGTGGACCCGGCGTCAGGCTCTGGGACTGGCTGGCGGGGCGGCGTCGCTTGCGCTTCTGTCCTCAAGGGGCGTCTCGGCCAAGGCCAGCCAGCTCGTCGTCGCCACCGGCGGGGGCAAGCTTGAGAATGCGTACAAGAAATCAATCTTCACGCCGTTCACCGAAAAGACGGATATCGAGATTGTCACCACGTCCAATCCGCTGGCCAAGCTCAAGGCGATGGTCGAGCAGGGGCAGGTGGAATGGGACGTGGTCCAGGCGCCGCCGGAGCAGCTCCTGCTGCTCGGACGCGAGGGCATGCTGGAGCCGATCGACTACTCCGTCGTCGACAAGACGAACCTGATCGCCGGCGCGGCGCGCAAGGACCTCGTGCTCACCGATGTCGCGGCCTATCACGTGGCCTGGAACACGGAGAACGTGACCGCGAACCCGCCGCAGAACTGGGCGGAGATGTGGGCCTATGACGGCCGCATCGGCCTGTGGAAGCGACCCTATCAGACGCTCGAGGCCGCGCTTCTGGCGGATGGCGTCGCCATGGACGAGCTCTATCCGCTCGATGTCGAGCGCGGCCTGAAGAGCCTCGGCAAGATCAGGGACAAGCTGGTCTGGTGGGAGCGCGGGGCGCAGGGCGCCCAGCTCCTTCTGGACGGCGAGGTCGATGTCGGTGCGATCTGGAACGGGCGCGTGCATCAGCCCAAGCTCGACGGGGCGCCTGTCGACTTCACCTTCGACCAGGCGGTCTTCGTCAACGATGCCTGGGCGGTGCCGAAGGGCGCGCCGAATGCGAAGGAGGCCATGGAGCTCATCAATTTCTGCCTGTCTCCCAAGGCCCAGGCCGACTATTCGCGCGAGATCCCCTACGGGCCGGTGAACAAGGAGGCCTTTGCCCTGCTCGACGACAGGACGAAGGAGGCGCTCCCGTCCTCGCCGCAGAACTACGACAAGGGCATCCTGCTCGACCTCGACTATTGGGTCGACAATGGACAGAAGGTCTCCGAGCGCTTCAACGAATGGCTGTTGAGCTGA
- a CDS encoding SDR family NAD(P)-dependent oxidoreductase: MAVRAFDGQVAMVTGAGRGIGREVALMLAGEGADLVLPDLDGEAVEATARQARNAGVRAQAVACDLSREEQVAGLGETVAGLGGRLDVLVNNAGTWRYSTFREADVGEWDLVFDANAKSVWLAMKHLCSAMIDGGGGRIVNVASNAAFVPRPGMFHYAAAKAAVVSLTRSVAADLACHGILVNGVAPGPTATERIVERYDLAERGKTIPLGRVGAPDDIAEVIVFLASPGNRFMTGETVMVNGGLGMR; encoded by the coding sequence ATGGCGGTGCGCGCGTTTGACGGGCAGGTGGCGATGGTGACGGGCGCGGGGCGCGGCATCGGCCGCGAGGTCGCGCTGATGCTCGCGGGCGAGGGCGCAGATCTCGTGCTGCCCGATCTCGACGGCGAGGCGGTGGAGGCCACCGCGCGCCAGGCCCGCAATGCCGGCGTCCGCGCGCAGGCTGTGGCGTGCGACCTCTCCAGGGAGGAGCAGGTGGCGGGCCTTGGCGAGACGGTCGCCGGGCTCGGCGGCCGGCTCGATGTGCTCGTCAACAATGCCGGAACGTGGCGCTATTCCACCTTTCGCGAGGCCGATGTCGGGGAGTGGGATCTCGTCTTCGACGCGAACGCCAAGTCGGTCTGGCTCGCCATGAAACATCTCTGCAGCGCGATGATCGACGGCGGAGGAGGGCGGATCGTCAATGTGGCCTCGAACGCCGCGTTCGTGCCGAGGCCCGGCATGTTCCATTACGCCGCGGCGAAGGCTGCGGTCGTGAGCCTGACCCGCTCGGTGGCCGCGGATCTGGCTTGCCACGGGATATTGGTGAACGGCGTCGCCCCCGGCCCGACGGCCACGGAGCGCATCGTGGAACGCTACGATCTTGCCGAGCGCGGCAAGACCATTCCGCTCGGCCGGGTGGGGGCGCCGGACGATATTGCCGAGGTGATCGTGTTTCTCGCCTCGCCCGGCAATCGCTTCATGACGGGCGAAACCGTCATGGTCAACGGGGGTCTCGGGATGAGATGA
- a CDS encoding SDR family NAD(P)-dependent oxidoreductase: MTGSFEDQVAAVTGAARGLGQAVAAMLAERGAHVLLLDLDGAAAEANAEGLRGRGLKATGIGIDLADEDELAGLRETIATAHGGRLDILVNNAGGWRFGRAHEITLTDWDWTFRTNVTVPFLTSRALMGLMVERGYGRIVNVASTDAHRAKPNLPHYAAAKAAVVSLTKSLAAELAPQQVLVNAVSPGAIATEIARQQDWFAERAKAIPVGHAAEPQDIGEVILFLASPANRYVVGETVIANGGTVMV; this comes from the coding sequence ATGACCGGAAGCTTCGAGGATCAGGTTGCGGCGGTAACAGGCGCGGCGCGGGGGCTGGGGCAGGCCGTGGCAGCGATGCTGGCGGAGCGCGGAGCGCACGTCCTGCTGCTCGATCTGGACGGTGCCGCGGCCGAGGCCAATGCGGAAGGCTTGCGCGGACGCGGCCTGAAGGCCACCGGCATCGGCATCGACCTGGCCGACGAGGACGAGCTTGCCGGACTGCGCGAGACCATAGCCACGGCGCATGGCGGCCGGCTCGACATTCTCGTCAACAATGCCGGGGGCTGGCGCTTCGGGCGCGCCCACGAGATCACACTGACGGACTGGGACTGGACCTTCCGGACCAATGTCACCGTCCCCTTCCTGACATCGCGCGCCCTGATGGGCCTGATGGTGGAGCGCGGCTACGGGCGCATCGTCAACGTCGCCTCGACGGACGCCCACCGCGCCAAGCCGAACCTTCCCCATTACGCGGCTGCCAAGGCGGCGGTGGTCAGCCTCACGAAATCGCTGGCGGCCGAGCTGGCCCCGCAACAGGTCCTGGTCAACGCGGTGAGCCCCGGTGCCATCGCGACGGAGATCGCGCGCCAGCAGGACTGGTTCGCCGAGCGCGCCAAGGCCATTCCGGTCGGCCATGCCGCGGAGCCCCAGGATATCGGCGAGGTCATCCTGTTCCTCGCCTCGCCCGCCAACCGGTATGTCGTCGGCGAGACCGTGATCGCCAATGGCGGCACGGTCATGGTGTGA
- a CDS encoding aspartate aminotransferase family protein, which translates to MHDAKPARPAPVGSAESHVFHRFPKVTMPRAVSGEGVYIVDDGGKRYIDASGGAAVSCLGHSHPGPIRAVQEQVERLAFAHTSFFTSDAVEELADLLVEGAPGDLDRVYLVSGGSEAVETALKLARQYCVEIGQPQRHRVISRRQSYHGNTLGALGAGGNAWRRATYEPLLAPGTHIAPCYAYRDRRDDETEFEYGQRVADELEQAILQAGPETVMCFLAETVAGATLGAVPAVEGYFRRIREICDRYGVLLILDEVMAGMGRTGTLYACEQEGVAPDLVCIAKGLGAGYQPVGAVVASRRIYDGIVSGSGFFQHGHTYSGHVTACAAAVAVQRAIREENLLENVRCQGDYLATRLTERFGNHRHVGNIRGRGLFMGLELVADRASKEPFDPSFRVAARLKAAALEHGLICYPMGGVLDGQRGDHALLAPPFIVTENQVDEIVDKLDASLASVLSDIS; encoded by the coding sequence ATGCACGACGCAAAGCCAGCACGGCCCGCACCGGTCGGATCCGCCGAATCCCACGTCTTTCACCGTTTCCCGAAGGTGACGATGCCGAGGGCCGTCTCCGGCGAGGGCGTGTACATCGTCGACGACGGCGGCAAGCGCTATATCGACGCCTCGGGCGGGGCGGCGGTGAGCTGCCTCGGCCACAGCCATCCCGGCCCGATACGGGCCGTGCAGGAGCAGGTGGAACGCCTTGCCTTCGCCCATACGAGCTTCTTCACCAGCGATGCCGTGGAGGAGCTCGCCGACCTCCTCGTGGAGGGCGCGCCGGGCGATCTCGACAGGGTCTATCTGGTGTCCGGCGGGTCGGAGGCCGTGGAGACGGCCCTCAAGCTCGCCCGGCAATATTGCGTGGAGATCGGCCAGCCGCAGCGCCACCGGGTCATATCGCGGCGGCAGAGCTATCACGGCAACACGCTCGGCGCGCTCGGCGCGGGCGGCAATGCGTGGCGGCGCGCCACCTACGAACCCCTGCTCGCACCGGGCACCCATATCGCGCCCTGCTACGCCTATCGCGACCGCCGCGACGACGAGACCGAGTTCGAATACGGCCAGAGGGTGGCCGACGAGCTCGAGCAAGCCATCCTCCAGGCCGGCCCGGAGACAGTGATGTGCTTCCTCGCCGAGACGGTCGCCGGCGCAACCCTCGGCGCGGTGCCGGCCGTGGAGGGCTATTTCCGCCGCATCCGCGAGATCTGCGACCGCTACGGCGTGCTGCTCATCCTAGACGAGGTGATGGCCGGCATGGGGCGTACCGGCACGCTCTATGCCTGCGAGCAGGAGGGCGTGGCACCCGATCTCGTCTGCATCGCCAAGGGCCTCGGCGCCGGCTACCAACCGGTCGGCGCGGTCGTGGCGAGCCGGCGGATCTATGACGGCATCGTCTCCGGCTCCGGCTTCTTCCAGCACGGCCACACCTATAGCGGCCACGTCACCGCCTGCGCCGCCGCCGTGGCGGTCCAGCGCGCGATCCGCGAGGAGAACCTTCTGGAGAATGTCCGCTGCCAGGGCGACTATCTCGCCACGCGGCTCACCGAGCGCTTCGGCAATCACCGCCACGTCGGCAACATTCGCGGGCGCGGGCTCTTCATGGGGCTCGAGCTCGTTGCCGACCGCGCCAGCAAGGAGCCGTTCGACCCCTCCTTCAGGGTCGCCGCCCGGCTCAAGGCGGCCGCGCTCGAGCACGGCCTCATCTGCTATCCGATGGGCGGCGTCCTCGACGGACAGCGGGGCGACCACGCCCTGCTCGCCCCACCCTTCATCGTCACCGAGAACCAGGTCGACGAGATCGTGGACAAGCTCGACGCCTCGCTCGCCTCGGTCCTGTCCGACATATCCTGA
- a CDS encoding MurR/RpiR family transcriptional regulator, with translation MNDSEIISLIEQRFSGLSPQLRQAARFVIDNPETIALNSMRSAAESAKVHPSTMLRLARQLGFDSYDPFRDRFRDWLMARGSSSSWSGRAQTLRRQPRGSASATLVENMVAQEQDNLRATFDADALEQLNKACALISGARRVYILGLRSLFPIAFYFHYVCRMFMNKTVLLTGVGGTFADELRNVDSNDVLIAFSYQPYARDTVKAVKFARGRGARIVAVSDSRVAPVIGPAEVGIVVSNATPSLFPTILPGFAVAQALVALLVSESGDETMAEIARSELQLDSFGVYVDGRD, from the coding sequence ATGAACGACAGCGAGATCATAAGCCTCATCGAGCAGCGTTTTTCCGGTCTCAGCCCGCAATTGCGCCAGGCCGCCCGCTTCGTGATCGACAATCCGGAGACGATCGCGCTCAACTCCATGCGCTCGGCGGCCGAGAGCGCCAAGGTGCATCCCAGCACCATGCTGAGGCTCGCCCGCCAGCTCGGCTTCGACAGCTACGATCCGTTCCGCGACCGGTTCCGGGACTGGCTCATGGCGCGCGGTTCGTCCTCGTCATGGTCGGGCAGGGCGCAGACGCTGCGCCGGCAGCCGCGCGGCTCGGCCAGCGCGACGCTGGTGGAGAACATGGTCGCGCAGGAACAGGACAATCTGCGCGCCACATTCGACGCCGACGCCCTGGAGCAGCTCAACAAGGCCTGCGCGCTGATCTCGGGCGCGCGCCGGGTCTACATTCTCGGCCTGCGCAGCCTGTTCCCCATCGCGTTCTACTTCCACTATGTCTGCCGGATGTTCATGAACAAGACGGTGCTGCTGACCGGCGTCGGCGGCACCTTCGCCGACGAGCTGCGCAATGTCGACAGCAACGACGTCCTGATCGCCTTCTCCTATCAGCCCTATGCGCGGGACACGGTGAAGGCGGTGAAATTCGCGCGCGGGCGCGGCGCACGGATCGTCGCGGTGAGCGACAGCCGGGTCGCGCCGGTGATCGGGCCGGCGGAGGTCGGCATCGTTGTGTCGAACGCCACGCCGTCGCTGTTTCCGACCATCCTGCCAGGCTTCGCCGTGGCCCAGGCGCTCGTCGCGCTGCTGGTGTCGGAAAGCGGCGACGAGACCATGGCGGAGATTGCCAGGAGCGAGCTGCAGCTCGACAGCTTCGGCGTCTATGTCGACGGGCGGGACTGA
- a CDS encoding helix-hairpin-helix domain-containing protein, giving the protein MGAPDEAGGGNAAIAGRLRDYADVLEQQEADGFRVGAYRRAADLLDHLEHPVAGLFADGGREALMALPGIGPSIAAAIAQMLTTGRWPQLDRVRGQLDPENLFRTLPGIGPELARRLHEELHLDSLEALETAIHDGRAAGVAGMGDRRLRMLDAELAQRLGRLRVRARPQPGMRPSVALILDVDDEYRRKAQDGRLQLIAPKRFNPSGEAWLPILHTRRDAWEFTALYSNTRLAHELGRIRDWVVIYFHTDTEPEGQCTVVTETRGDLAGRRVVRGREEECRAEVYGDRPAG; this is encoded by the coding sequence ATGGGCGCGCCGGATGAGGCGGGCGGCGGCAATGCGGCCATCGCCGGCCGGCTGCGCGACTATGCCGACGTGCTCGAGCAGCAGGAGGCCGACGGCTTCCGCGTCGGCGCCTATCGCCGTGCCGCCGACCTGCTCGATCATCTGGAGCACCCGGTGGCCGGCCTCTTCGCGGACGGGGGGCGGGAGGCGCTGATGGCGCTTCCGGGCATCGGCCCCTCCATCGCCGCCGCGATCGCTCAGATGCTGACCACGGGGCGCTGGCCCCAGCTCGACCGCGTGCGCGGGCAGCTCGATCCGGAAAACCTGTTCCGGACCCTGCCGGGCATCGGCCCGGAGCTTGCCCGCCGGCTCCACGAGGAGCTTCATCTGGACAGCCTGGAGGCGCTGGAGACCGCCATTCACGACGGCCGGGCGGCGGGCGTGGCCGGCATGGGCGACCGGCGCCTGAGGATGCTCGATGCCGAGCTCGCCCAGAGGCTCGGGCGGCTGAGGGTTCGAGCGCGCCCTCAGCCCGGCATGCGCCCCTCCGTCGCCCTGATTCTCGATGTCGACGACGAGTACCGGCGGAAGGCGCAAGACGGCCGTCTCCAGCTCATCGCGCCGAAGCGCTTCAACCCGTCGGGCGAGGCCTGGCTGCCGATCCTCCATACGCGGCGCGACGCCTGGGAGTTCACCGCGCTCTACTCCAATACGCGGCTTGCCCACGAGCTCGGCCGGATCAGGGACTGGGTGGTCATCTATTTCCACACCGACACCGAGCCCGAGGGCCAGTGCACCGTCGTCACGGAAACGCGCGGAGACCTCGCCGGCCGCCGCGTCGTGCGCGGCCGCGAGGAGGAATGCCGTGCCGAGGTGTATGGCGACCGCCCGGCCGGCTAG
- a CDS encoding HPF/RaiA family ribosome-associated protein, producing MDMETPVEIAYQGMSPGLTLQDFIEEHVGELETRFGRITACRVVLKGPGEHQRSGGLYEVNIHLSLPDGREVNTSRTPKVDERHADVRFAISDAFRRARRQLQDHVRKLQGKVKTHEQSPVATVARLAPSGDHGFLETADGREIYFHRNSLLNADMAALGPGTRVTFAEEMGEKGPQASTVKLMGKHAMR from the coding sequence ATGGATATGGAGACCCCGGTCGAGATCGCCTATCAGGGCATGAGCCCCGGCCTGACGCTGCAGGACTTCATCGAGGAACATGTCGGCGAGCTGGAGACGCGGTTCGGGCGCATCACCGCCTGCCGCGTGGTCCTGAAGGGGCCCGGGGAACATCAGCGCTCGGGCGGTCTCTACGAGGTCAATATCCATCTCTCGCTGCCGGACGGGCGCGAGGTCAATACCAGCCGGACGCCGAAGGTCGACGAACGCCATGCCGATGTGCGCTTCGCCATCAGCGACGCCTTCAGGCGGGCGCGGCGGCAACTCCAGGACCATGTCCGCAAGCTGCAGGGCAAGGTCAAGACCCACGAGCAGTCGCCGGTCGCGACGGTGGCGAGGCTCGCGCCGTCGGGCGATCATGGCTTCCTGGAGACGGCGGATGGCCGCGAGATTTATTTCCACCGCAACAGCCTTCTGAACGCCGACATGGCCGCGCTCGGGCCCGGAACCCGCGTGACCTTCGCGGAGGAAATGGGCGAGAAGGGCCCGCAGGCCAGTACGGTGAAGCTCATGGGCAAGCATGCCATGCGATGA
- a CDS encoding bacteriophage holin, protein MNKLQPLALGAAFGILGAIYMFFLGITAMFGWGTPIVEAIASFYIGYGASLGGAIIGAVWAFVDCFIAGFLTAWLYNRFVRP, encoded by the coding sequence ATGAACAAGTTGCAGCCCCTGGCGCTCGGTGCCGCATTCGGCATTCTGGGCGCCATCTACATGTTCTTTCTCGGCATCACGGCGATGTTCGGATGGGGCACCCCCATCGTGGAGGCCATCGCCTCCTTCTATATCGGCTACGGCGCGTCGCTCGGCGGAGCGATCATCGGAGCGGTCTGGGCGTTTGTCGATTGCTTCATCGCGGGCTTCCTGACCGCCTGGCTCTATAACCGGTTCGTCCGGCCGTAG
- a CDS encoding transporter substrate-binding domain-containing protein produces MIRYPSPRISALVPSVLVALFVLVAATCQAGAQDSQPSSPEATPERVTVGVRLSAPFVIAEGDGFTGLSVELWEDLASRLGLQWDYRTYDTARALVDATAAGEVDVAVTNLTVTERRAQRVDFTQPWFDGGLRILTRADQGSSFRDVIAGLRDSGYLRAYAWIGFVILAATLGMTIFYRRFDSDFPARWRDGLAESFYNVMVVVTSGKMAMSKNLFGWIGRIFQGIWLLAGVALIAYVTSTVTSVMTALAITSQINSVDDLPGKTVGVLDGSVGEDYAEEAGLRILAFPDLENAADALLDGTVVAVIADTAVLEYYAKTHADQPLEVVGRIFEPSKYAFATTRNDGLRRPLTIEILKAHEADEIEALRIKYFGEGS; encoded by the coding sequence ATGATCCGCTACCCGAGCCCCCGAATATCCGCGCTTGTCCCGTCTGTGCTGGTCGCCCTCTTCGTGCTCGTGGCGGCCACCTGCCAGGCCGGCGCGCAGGACAGCCAGCCATCGTCGCCGGAAGCGACGCCGGAACGCGTCACCGTCGGCGTGAGGCTCAGCGCACCCTTCGTGATAGCAGAGGGCGACGGCTTCACCGGGCTGTCCGTGGAGCTCTGGGAGGACCTCGCCTCGCGCCTTGGTCTTCAATGGGATTACAGGACCTACGATACGGCACGCGCCCTTGTCGATGCGACCGCCGCGGGCGAGGTGGATGTCGCGGTGACCAATCTGACGGTCACGGAGAGGCGGGCCCAGCGTGTCGACTTCACCCAGCCCTGGTTCGACGGGGGCCTGCGCATCCTCACGCGCGCCGACCAGGGCAGCAGTTTCCGGGACGTGATCGCCGGCCTGCGCGACAGCGGCTACCTCAGGGCCTATGCCTGGATCGGCTTCGTCATTCTCGCCGCCACCTTGGGCATGACCATCTTCTACCGCCGGTTCGACAGCGACTTCCCGGCCCGATGGCGCGACGGGCTCGCGGAGAGCTTCTACAACGTCATGGTCGTCGTGACATCCGGCAAGATGGCCATGAGCAAGAACCTGTTCGGATGGATCGGCCGCATCTTCCAGGGCATCTGGCTGCTCGCCGGCGTGGCCCTGATCGCCTATGTCACCTCGACCGTCACCAGCGTGATGACCGCGCTCGCCATCACCAGCCAGATCAACAGCGTCGACGACCTGCCCGGCAAGACGGTCGGCGTCCTGGACGGCAGCGTCGGCGAGGATTATGCCGAGGAGGCCGGGCTGAGGATCCTGGCCTTCCCGGATCTCGAAAACGCCGCCGATGCGCTGCTCGACGGCACGGTCGTCGCCGTCATCGCCGATACCGCAGTCCTCGAATATTATGCCAAGACGCATGCGGACCAGCCGCTCGAGGTCGTCGGGCGCATCTTCGAGCCGAGCAAATACGCCTTCGCCACGACGCGCAATGACGGCCTGCGCCGCCCGCTCACCATCGAGATCCTGAAAGCCCACGAAGCCGACGAAATCGAGGCGCTGAGGATCAAGTATTTCGGCGAGGGATCGTGA
- a CDS encoding CVNH domain-containing protein: MTLFRTLAVFAAALVVGAVGLSSTGHARVPGSYQQTCRDIRIVNVGSSDAQLIAQCRKRNGKWNKSSIAYKRCRSDIYNDNGKLRCDERGKPLPRGSWQETCRDADIRGNTLTARCRTRSGDMRKTSINYRQCRSEIYNDDGHLRCKGAGRMPGGSWKETCRNARLDGNKLHAVCQKRDGSWRKTDIKYNKCKNDRVMNDNGHLKCG, encoded by the coding sequence ATGACCTTGTTTCGGACCCTGGCGGTGTTCGCCGCCGCATTGGTGGTGGGGGCCGTCGGTCTCTCGTCGACCGGCCATGCGCGTGTTCCCGGCAGCTATCAGCAGACCTGCCGCGACATCCGCATCGTCAATGTCGGATCCTCCGACGCGCAGCTCATCGCGCAATGCCGCAAGCGCAACGGCAAATGGAACAAGTCCAGCATCGCCTACAAGCGCTGCAGGAGCGACATCTACAATGACAACGGCAAGCTGCGCTGCGACGAGCGAGGCAAGCCGCTGCCGCGGGGAAGCTGGCAGGAAACCTGCCGCGACGCCGACATTCGCGGCAACACCCTCACCGCGCGCTGCAGGACGCGCAGCGGCGACATGCGCAAGACCAGCATCAACTATCGCCAGTGCCGCAGCGAGATCTACAATGACGATGGCCATCTGCGCTGCAAGGGTGCCGGGAGGATGCCCGGCGGAAGCTGGAAGGAGACCTGCCGCAATGCCCGCCTCGACGGCAACAAGCTTCATGCGGTCTGCCAGAAGCGCGACGGAAGCTGGAGAAAGACGGATATCAAGTACAACAAGTGCAAGAATGACCGGGTCATGAACGACAATGGCCATCTGAAGTGCGGCTGA
- a CDS encoding endonuclease/exonuclease/phosphatase family protein, protein MRRLRPHRNLFLAAIAVAALAALTASGAVRADAQGTKPFTLTVLTYNVNDLPWPLRKNSEPQLAYIGKDLARRRAAGDGPDVVFLQEAFTSRSRKLIEAAGYPYVFKGPGRRSTSGKGVGAKAKEPIRMRTEQTGMNTRKFVNSGLYVLSRYPFVARDSELFGSDCSGNDCLANKSVIHVRIALPEPYTPFDLVTSHMDSNIRSEAPEEKRLQAHHAQTDKLVAFVDETVRPRSGILAGDLNIKVAPRYIYFSEHLGGINAGELCFNTAKSCTLGPNATEKSLWKKTNDHQFIIEGNNYKITPIRMMRNYDEKPQGRELSDHLGFEATYSLMPIQAPRGNE, encoded by the coding sequence ATGAGACGGCTTCGCCCACACCGGAACCTGTTCCTCGCAGCCATCGCGGTCGCGGCGCTCGCGGCATTGACGGCCTCCGGCGCGGTCCGGGCGGACGCCCAGGGAACCAAGCCGTTCACGCTGACCGTCCTCACCTACAACGTCAACGACCTGCCCTGGCCGCTGCGCAAGAACTCGGAGCCGCAGCTTGCCTATATCGGCAAGGACCTCGCCAGGCGCCGCGCCGCCGGCGACGGACCGGACGTCGTGTTCCTGCAGGAGGCCTTCACCTCGCGCAGCCGCAAGCTGATTGAGGCGGCCGGATATCCTTATGTGTTCAAGGGCCCCGGCCGGCGCAGCACCAGCGGCAAGGGTGTCGGCGCGAAGGCGAAGGAGCCGATCAGGATGCGCACCGAGCAGACCGGCATGAATACGAGGAAATTCGTCAATTCCGGCCTCTATGTGCTCAGCCGGTACCCGTTCGTCGCGCGCGACAGCGAGCTGTTCGGCTCCGATTGCTCGGGCAATGACTGCCTGGCCAACAAGTCCGTCATCCATGTGCGTATCGCGCTGCCCGAGCCCTATACGCCCTTCGACCTCGTGACCTCGCACATGGATTCCAACATCCGCTCCGAAGCCCCCGAGGAGAAGCGGCTGCAGGCCCATCATGCCCAGACCGACAAGCTCGTGGCCTTCGTCGACGAGACGGTCCGCCCGCGCTCCGGCATCCTTGCCGGCGACCTGAACATCAAGGTCGCCCCGCGCTATATCTATTTCTCCGAGCATCTCGGCGGCATCAATGCGGGCGAGCTGTGCTTCAACACCGCCAAGTCCTGCACGCTGGGGCCGAACGCCACCGAAAAGTCCCTCTGGAAGAAGACGAACGACCACCAGTTCATCATCGAGGGCAACAACTACAAGATCACGCCCATCCGCATGATGCGCAATTACGACGAGAAGCCCCAGGGACGCGAGCTCTCCGACCATCTGGGCTTCGAGGCGACCTACAGCCTCATGCCGATCCAGGCGCCGCGCGGGAACGAATAG